One Euphorbia lathyris chromosome 1, ddEupLath1.1, whole genome shotgun sequence DNA segment encodes these proteins:
- the LOC136210541 gene encoding uncharacterized protein isoform X2, whose amino-acid sequence MEAYFSQFGTIKRLRIATSKKTGKSKHYGFIEFEDSEVNRILHCTICFHLTLTISFCWLQVAEVVTECMHNYLLFEHLLQVHLIPPEKVHPKLWKGFNLRFKPLDRVQAERKRQNKDRTLEEHKKLVEKIIKRDQKRRKRIEAVGIEYECPQIVCDIQPAPKRIKFDED is encoded by the exons ATGGAAG CTTACTTTTCCCAGTTTGGTACGATCAAGAGATTGAGAATTGCAACAAGTAAGAAG ACTGGAAAATCCAAACATTATGGATTCATCGAATTTGAAGATTCTGAGGTAAATAGAATACTACATTGTACCATTTGTTTTCATCTCACCCTCACAATATCTTTTTGCTGGTTGCAGGTAGCAGAAGTTGTTACTGAGTGTATGCATAACTATCTGTTGTTTGAACATCTTCTgcaagtccatcttatccctccaGAGAAAGTTCATCCAAAATT GTGGAAAGGCTTTAATCTTCGATTCAAGCCATTGGACCGGGTTCAAGCTGAAAGAAAACGACAGAACAAG GATAGAACCCTTGAAGAGCACAAAAAATTGGTGGAGAAGATCATAAAGAGAGATCAGAAGCGGAGAAAAAGAATAGAGGCTGTTGGTATTGAATACGAGTGTCCACAAATT
- the LOC136210541 gene encoding uncharacterized protein isoform X1: MEAYFSQFGTIKRLRIATSKKVCTFLQRYLNVMQTHLTGKSKHYGFIEFEDSEVNRILHCTICFHLTLTISFCWLQVAEVVTECMHNYLLFEHLLQVHLIPPEKVHPKLWKGFNLRFKPLDRVQAERKRQNKDRTLEEHKKLVEKIIKRDQKRRKRIEAVGIEYECPQIVCDIQPAPKRIKFDED; this comes from the exons ATGGAAG CTTACTTTTCCCAGTTTGGTACGATCAAGAGATTGAGAATTGCAACAAGTAAGAAGGTGTGCACTTTTCTTCAACGTTATTTGAATGTCATGCAAACACATTTg ACTGGAAAATCCAAACATTATGGATTCATCGAATTTGAAGATTCTGAGGTAAATAGAATACTACATTGTACCATTTGTTTTCATCTCACCCTCACAATATCTTTTTGCTGGTTGCAGGTAGCAGAAGTTGTTACTGAGTGTATGCATAACTATCTGTTGTTTGAACATCTTCTgcaagtccatcttatccctccaGAGAAAGTTCATCCAAAATT GTGGAAAGGCTTTAATCTTCGATTCAAGCCATTGGACCGGGTTCAAGCTGAAAGAAAACGACAGAACAAG GATAGAACCCTTGAAGAGCACAAAAAATTGGTGGAGAAGATCATAAAGAGAGATCAGAAGCGGAGAAAAAGAATAGAGGCTGTTGGTATTGAATACGAGTGTCCACAAATT
- the LOC136210541 gene encoding uncharacterized protein isoform X3 gives MEAYFSQFGTIKRLRIATSKKVCTFLQRYLNVMQTHLTGKSKHYGFIEFEDSEVAEVVTECMHNYLLFEHLLQVHLIPPEKVHPKLWKGFNLRFKPLDRVQAERKRQNKDRTLEEHKKLVEKIIKRDQKRRKRIEAVGIEYECPQIVCDIQPAPKRIKFDED, from the exons ATGGAAG CTTACTTTTCCCAGTTTGGTACGATCAAGAGATTGAGAATTGCAACAAGTAAGAAGGTGTGCACTTTTCTTCAACGTTATTTGAATGTCATGCAAACACATTTg ACTGGAAAATCCAAACATTATGGATTCATCGAATTTGAAGATTCTGAG GTAGCAGAAGTTGTTACTGAGTGTATGCATAACTATCTGTTGTTTGAACATCTTCTgcaagtccatcttatccctccaGAGAAAGTTCATCCAAAATT GTGGAAAGGCTTTAATCTTCGATTCAAGCCATTGGACCGGGTTCAAGCTGAAAGAAAACGACAGAACAAG GATAGAACCCTTGAAGAGCACAAAAAATTGGTGGAGAAGATCATAAAGAGAGATCAGAAGCGGAGAAAAAGAATAGAGGCTGTTGGTATTGAATACGAGTGTCCACAAATT